From Verrucomicrobia bacterium S94, the proteins below share one genomic window:
- a CDS encoding MFS transporter has translation MNEVKEAGSKLYLWFICLVAGAGGILFGYDVIVVSGTTSEVTDLFAFTPTQTGFFVSSTLLGCGIGSFCSGFIADKFGRKALIIIASVLIFISAVWSGLAGGAVQLILARVIGGMGIGAATMVCPLYISEVAPEKYRGGLVTLYQFTITIGIVVCLLVNWKIFGYAEGHAEDTTLSGIWKWFAVDQYWRFMFAAEAIPGILFLGCTAFLPETPRWLIKNDRVQKGLTVLQRINGPERGQEVASEIQEAIRMESDVHLYDLFTARLCRPLVLSMLVCFFAEACGIAAVLYYAPKIFEAAGFTTGAALGSSLTIGLANMGATVFALFFMDLLGRRKLLIIGSVGMLISHLILGTLFFRDNMGIPVVIAVNAFIASFACAIGPVKFVFISEVFPNRIRGMAISVASIAIWLTSALVTQLFPMMQATMPTHFIFFIFAAVVAVSLPFYFFFLPETKGRTIEELEKEFIRP, from the coding sequence ATGAATGAAGTCAAAGAAGCCGGGTCGAAACTGTATCTGTGGTTTATCTGCCTGGTGGCGGGAGCGGGAGGCATCCTGTTCGGTTATGATGTGATCGTGGTATCCGGCACCACCTCAGAGGTGACCGACCTGTTTGCATTTACGCCAACCCAGACCGGCTTCTTTGTCAGCAGCACCTTACTGGGCTGTGGTATCGGTTCATTCTGTTCCGGTTTTATTGCGGATAAATTCGGCCGGAAAGCGCTGATTATTATCGCATCGGTACTGATTTTTATATCTGCGGTGTGGAGCGGTCTGGCCGGCGGTGCGGTCCAGCTGATTCTGGCCCGCGTTATCGGCGGCATGGGGATTGGTGCAGCGACAATGGTCTGTCCGCTGTATATATCGGAAGTGGCACCGGAAAAATACCGTGGCGGACTGGTGACGTTGTATCAGTTTACCATCACTATCGGTATTGTGGTCTGTCTGCTCGTGAACTGGAAAATTTTCGGCTATGCCGAGGGTCATGCCGAGGATACGACGCTTTCCGGAATATGGAAATGGTTTGCGGTGGATCAGTACTGGCGGTTTATGTTTGCGGCGGAAGCCATTCCCGGCATTCTGTTTCTGGGCTGTACGGCCTTTCTGCCGGAAACCCCGCGCTGGCTGATCAAAAATGATCGCGTACAAAAAGGGCTGACGGTTCTACAGCGGATCAACGGTCCGGAGCGGGGGCAGGAGGTGGCTTCAGAGATTCAGGAAGCCATTCGGATGGAGTCTGATGTTCATCTCTACGACCTGTTTACCGCCCGACTCTGTCGGCCGCTGGTGCTCTCCATGCTGGTCTGTTTTTTTGCCGAGGCCTGTGGAATTGCCGCTGTGCTCTATTATGCGCCGAAGATTTTTGAAGCGGCCGGTTTCACCACCGGTGCGGCACTGGGCAGTTCGCTTACCATCGGTCTCGCCAATATGGGCGCTACTGTTTTTGCGCTCTTTTTTATGGATCTGCTCGGCCGCCGGAAGCTGTTGATTATCGGCTCTGTCGGCATGCTGATTTCCCATCTGATACTGGGGACCCTGTTTTTCAGGGACAACATGGGTATTCCGGTTGTGATTGCGGTAAATGCGTTCATTGCTTCATTTGCCTGTGCAATCGGTCCTGTAAAATTTGTTTTTATTTCAGAGGTTTTTCCGAATCGGATCCGGGGAATGGCGATTTCGGTGGCGAGCATCGCTATCTGGCTGACCAGTGCTCTGGTTACCCAGTTGTTTCCTATGATGCAGGCGACGATGCCGACGCATTTCATCTTTTTCATCTTTGCGGCTGTCGTGGCGGTATCATTACCGTTTTACTTTTTCTTTCTGCCCGAAACCAAAGGCCGGACGATCGAAGAGCTGGAAAAGGAATTTATTCGTCCTTAG
- a CDS encoding methyltransferase produces the protein MDHIERFINTIERKPVDRPASWMGQPTEAALEGLFSYFGVGSITEMSLKLDDDVVTLEMPYHSPTADAIHMALDFSNHGKVGNEERTLGETGFFKGVEDPARVDDFDWPDPSKYIDPDLCRKLVDELPQDRARMAILWSSHFQDTNAAFGMEEAMMMMYDSPEMYHAVINRCTDFYLEANKIFYEAVADKIHAVLIGNDMGSQQGLMVSPELLHEFVTPSNVRLIEQAKSYGLKVIYHSCGAVADIIPDLIESGVDVVHPIQALAAGMEPQGLKDRFGDKVSFCGGVDAQNLLVNGTPEEVAAKVMELKSIFPTGLVISPSHEAILPDIPPANIEALLNAVKGK, from the coding sequence ATGGATCATATTGAACGATTTATTAATACTATTGAACGTAAACCCGTTGACCGTCCGGCGAGCTGGATGGGGCAGCCGACCGAGGCGGCACTTGAGGGGCTGTTCAGCTATTTCGGCGTCGGCAGTATCACGGAGATGAGCCTGAAGCTGGACGACGATGTCGTGACGCTGGAGATGCCGTATCATTCGCCGACGGCCGATGCCATCCATATGGCACTCGATTTTTCCAACCATGGAAAAGTCGGAAATGAAGAGCGTACACTGGGTGAGACCGGATTTTTCAAAGGGGTGGAGGACCCGGCGCGCGTGGACGATTTCGACTGGCCGGATCCGTCGAAATATATAGATCCGGATCTCTGCCGGAAATTGGTGGATGAGCTTCCGCAGGACCGTGCACGGATGGCGATTCTCTGGTCATCGCATTTTCAGGATACCAACGCGGCGTTCGGTATGGAGGAGGCGATGATGATGATGTACGATTCGCCGGAGATGTACCATGCAGTCATTAACCGCTGCACCGATTTCTACCTGGAAGCGAATAAGATTTTCTATGAAGCGGTGGCCGATAAAATCCACGCGGTGCTGATCGGTAATGATATGGGCAGCCAGCAGGGGCTGATGGTTTCGCCGGAACTGCTGCATGAGTTTGTAACTCCGAGTAATGTTCGGCTGATTGAACAGGCCAAGTCGTATGGTCTGAAAGTTATTTACCATTCGTGCGGTGCGGTTGCGGATATTATTCCGGATCTGATTGAAAGCGGTGTGGATGTGGTGCATCCGATCCAGGCGCTGGCCGCCGGTATGGAGCCGCAGGGGTTGAAGGACCGGTTCGGCGACAAGGTTTCGTTCTGCGGCGGGGTTGATGCGCAGAATCTGCTGGTGAACGGAACACCCGAAGAGGTGGCGGCCAAAGTGATGGAGCTGAAGTCGATCTTTCCGACCGGTCTGGTGATTTCGCCCAGTCATGAGGCGATTCTTCCGGACATTCCACCGGCCAATATTGAAGCGCTGCTGAATGCCGTAAAGGGGAAATGA
- a CDS encoding alpha-L-fucosidase, whose translation MRVFVGLALAGLALTAGAEKFEPTWDSLRQYECPEWFQDAKFGIYAHWGVYSVPGAPGNSDWYGRNMYKAGHPNRRFHEEHYGPLDEFGYKDFVPMFTGEKFDADEWAELMVEAGARFGGPAGEHADGFSMWASKVNPWNAVDMGPKRDVVGELEKAVRKRGLKYVVSLHHSWLWGWFPTWQKGTDCADPANASLYGPKVPETAQQLKKAKGRSNGALPLPYPEWEQVWLEKVKEVVEGYSPDLLWFDNRVRILSENIRQEMLAFAYNKADAREQEFVLTFKRPDFPLGVGTVDLERSRMPEIYPEPWLTDTSISPGTWSWSRDIEYYSTDRLIHDLVDIVSKNGCLLLNIAPHPDGSIPAEQRRILREMGAWLKLNGEAIYESRPWIYYGEGPTETKVGHLADRHFDGFTEQDIRFTERDGQLYAIAFGWPASGTLSIETFGRAFYNTEIKGVELIGHRGGLKWERKTFSLDIRLPKRKPCEHAFVFRIMR comes from the coding sequence ATGAGGGTATTTGTGGGACTTGCTCTGGCAGGTCTGGCTTTGACGGCCGGTGCTGAAAAATTTGAGCCGACGTGGGATTCACTGCGGCAGTATGAATGTCCGGAATGGTTTCAGGATGCAAAATTCGGCATTTATGCGCACTGGGGAGTTTATTCGGTTCCGGGAGCTCCGGGGAACAGCGACTGGTATGGTCGGAATATGTATAAGGCCGGTCATCCCAACCGTCGTTTTCATGAAGAGCATTACGGGCCGCTGGATGAATTCGGCTATAAGGATTTTGTGCCCATGTTCACCGGCGAAAAGTTCGATGCTGACGAATGGGCGGAGCTGATGGTGGAAGCCGGTGCCCGGTTCGGCGGTCCGGCGGGTGAACATGCTGATGGTTTTTCCATGTGGGCTTCGAAGGTCAATCCGTGGAATGCGGTTGATATGGGGCCGAAACGTGATGTCGTGGGTGAACTGGAAAAGGCGGTTCGCAAGCGCGGCCTGAAATATGTGGTGAGTCTGCATCATTCGTGGCTGTGGGGCTGGTTTCCGACCTGGCAGAAAGGTACCGATTGCGCCGATCCGGCGAATGCTTCGCTCTACGGACCGAAAGTGCCGGAAACCGCACAGCAGCTGAAAAAAGCAAAGGGCAGATCGAACGGCGCGTTGCCGTTGCCGTATCCCGAGTGGGAACAGGTGTGGCTGGAAAAGGTGAAGGAAGTGGTCGAGGGGTATTCCCCGGATCTGCTCTGGTTTGATAACCGCGTCCGGATTCTTTCAGAGAACATCCGTCAGGAGATGCTCGCTTTTGCATACAACAAAGCCGATGCACGCGAGCAGGAGTTTGTGCTGACCTTTAAACGCCCCGATTTCCCGCTGGGCGTCGGCACCGTTGATCTGGAGCGTTCCCGTATGCCTGAGATTTATCCGGAACCGTGGCTGACCGACACCTCTATTTCCCCGGGAACATGGTCGTGGTCGCGGGATATTGAATATTACAGCACCGACCGGCTGATTCATGATCTGGTGGATATCGTCAGTAAAAACGGATGTCTGCTGCTGAATATTGCGCCGCATCCGGATGGATCAATTCCGGCAGAGCAGCGGCGGATTCTGCGGGAAATGGGCGCGTGGCTGAAACTGAACGGTGAAGCCATTTATGAGAGCCGACCGTGGATTTATTACGGGGAGGGGCCGACAGAAACCAAGGTGGGCCATTTGGCGGACCGGCATTTCGATGGCTTTACGGAGCAGGATATCCGGTTTACGGAGCGCGACGGGCAGCTGTATGCCATTGCATTCGGATGGCCGGCGTCAGGAACGCTTTCGATCGAGACTTTCGGGCGTGCATTTTACAACACCGAAATCAAGGGTGTGGAACTGATCGGGCACCGGGGCGGACTGAAATGGGAGCGGAAGACGTTTTCGCTGGATATCCGGCTTCCGAAAAGGAAACCGTGCGAGCACGCGTTTGTGTTCCGCATCATGCGTTAA
- the uxaC gene encoding glucuronate isomerase — translation MKKFMDEDFLLRTKTAIKLYHDHAKDMPIYDYHCHLPPQEVAEDKQYENLAEIWLGGDHYKWRAMRSNGVKEKYCTGDSSWKEKFDAWAATVPHTLRNPLYHWTHLELRRYFDIDTLLSPATADAIYEECTAKLQTPEFSARNLMRKMKVKVVCTTDDPVDNLDYHKQVAADGFEIRMLPTFRPDKAAKLADPEAYKAYIQTLEKAADQEINGFEDLVAAIDKRHAYFHSVGCRLSDHGLDYVPDADATGAELDTIFNKVMTGGPATQGEQDQFLAVFLYEVAKMHHARGWAQQFHVGVFRNNNTRLFNALGPDTGFDSIADYRQGPGLIRLLDRLDASDQLARTILYNINPADNELFATMIGNYQDGSVPGKMQFGSGWWFLDQKDGMEKQMNALSLLGLLSRFVGMLTDSRSFLSYPRHEYFRRILCNLLGSDVENGEIPADMELLGQMVENICYNNAVEYFGIDV, via the coding sequence ATGAAAAAATTCATGGACGAGGATTTTCTCCTCAGAACGAAGACGGCAATTAAGCTGTATCACGATCATGCAAAAGATATGCCGATTTATGATTATCACTGCCACCTGCCGCCGCAGGAGGTGGCGGAGGATAAGCAGTATGAAAACCTGGCGGAAATCTGGCTGGGCGGCGACCATTACAAATGGCGGGCCATGCGGTCGAACGGAGTGAAGGAAAAATACTGCACGGGTGATTCATCGTGGAAGGAAAAATTCGATGCCTGGGCGGCGACGGTGCCGCATACGCTGCGTAATCCGCTCTATCACTGGACGCATCTTGAGCTGCGGCGTTATTTTGACATTGATACGCTGCTGAGCCCGGCGACGGCGGATGCGATTTATGAAGAGTGCACGGCCAAGCTGCAGACGCCGGAATTCAGCGCGCGTAATCTGATGCGTAAAATGAAGGTTAAGGTGGTCTGCACGACGGATGATCCGGTGGATAACCTGGATTATCATAAACAGGTGGCGGCCGATGGTTTTGAGATCCGAATGCTGCCGACATTCCGGCCGGATAAAGCCGCCAAACTGGCGGACCCCGAAGCGTATAAAGCATATATTCAGACACTGGAAAAAGCGGCGGATCAGGAGATTAACGGTTTTGAGGATCTGGTTGCGGCGATTGATAAGCGCCATGCTTATTTCCATTCAGTGGGCTGCCGCCTTTCGGATCACGGACTGGATTATGTGCCGGATGCCGATGCAACGGGGGCGGAGCTCGATACGATTTTTAACAAGGTGATGACCGGAGGTCCGGCGACACAGGGTGAGCAGGATCAGTTTCTGGCGGTGTTTTTATATGAAGTGGCGAAAATGCACCATGCACGCGGCTGGGCACAGCAGTTCCATGTGGGCGTGTTCCGTAATAACAATACGCGGCTGTTCAATGCGCTGGGTCCGGATACCGGTTTTGACTCGATTGCAGACTACCGCCAGGGGCCGGGGCTGATTCGTCTGCTGGACCGGCTTGATGCTTCCGATCAGCTGGCCCGGACCATTCTGTATAACATTAATCCGGCCGATAATGAGCTGTTCGCCACCATGATCGGGAATTATCAGGACGGTTCGGTTCCGGGCAAAATGCAGTTCGGTTCCGGATGGTGGTTCCTGGATCAGAAAGACGGGATGGAAAAGCAGATGAATGCACTGTCGCTGCTGGGGCTGCTGAGCCGTTTTGTCGGCATGCTGACGGATTCACGCAGTTTCCTGTCGTATCCGCGTCATGAATATTTCCGGCGTATTCTCTGCAACCTGCTCGGAAGCGATGTGGAAAACGGGGAGATCCCGGCGGATATGGAGCTGCTGGGGCAGATGGTGGAAAATATCTGTTATAACAACGCGGTCGAATATTTTGGGATCGACGTATAA
- a CDS encoding GTP-binding protein, protein MMENKKPIHRVPTNIITGFLGTGKTSAILHLLKNKPPSEKWAVLVNEFGEIGIDGSLFEGQHSQEQGVFIREVPGGCMCCTAGLPMQIALNMLLTTARPDRLLIEPTGLGHPVEVLGVLSGEHYQESLAIQKIVTLVDARHLSDSRYTDHQTFNQQIAIADLIVGNKSDLYEEKDRRALERYAKQHGAAHVKLLITEQGMLEPSALEGRTRATEAETHHHHHHENRNPSISEIPIPEAGYLKAENEGEGFQSVGWRFTPHRVFDHSRLFSFFSGLDAERMKGVFITDKGIFGYNLTADGLTEIPIDECAESRVEIIAPKIEPVWEEQLLNCIMPN, encoded by the coding sequence ATTATGGAAAATAAAAAACCAATCCACCGCGTACCCACCAACATCATTACCGGCTTTCTCGGCACCGGAAAAACTTCGGCGATTCTACATCTGCTGAAAAATAAACCGCCCTCCGAAAAATGGGCGGTTCTGGTGAATGAGTTCGGCGAAATCGGGATCGATGGAAGCCTTTTTGAAGGACAGCACAGCCAGGAACAGGGCGTTTTTATCCGTGAAGTTCCCGGGGGCTGCATGTGCTGTACCGCCGGCCTGCCCATGCAGATTGCGTTGAATATGCTGCTCACCACAGCTCGTCCCGACCGGCTGCTGATTGAACCGACCGGACTCGGACACCCGGTTGAAGTACTCGGCGTGCTCTCCGGAGAACATTATCAGGAAAGTCTCGCCATCCAGAAAATTGTCACCCTTGTGGATGCCCGGCACCTTTCCGATTCTCGCTACACGGATCACCAGACCTTCAATCAGCAGATCGCCATTGCCGATCTCATTGTGGGGAATAAATCAGATCTGTATGAGGAAAAGGACCGACGGGCTCTGGAGCGCTACGCAAAACAGCACGGTGCGGCTCATGTAAAACTCCTGATCACCGAACAGGGCATGCTGGAACCCTCCGCACTGGAAGGCCGGACCCGCGCAACCGAAGCGGAAACGCATCATCACCATCATCACGAAAATCGGAACCCCTCCATTTCCGAGATACCGATTCCGGAAGCGGGATACCTTAAAGCGGAGAATGAGGGCGAAGGCTTCCAGAGTGTCGGCTGGCGCTTCACACCGCATCGGGTATTTGACCATAGCAGACTGTTTTCATTTTTCAGCGGACTGGACGCGGAACGGATGAAAGGCGTATTTATTACCGACAAAGGTATTTTCGGGTATAACCTGACGGCAGACGGCTTAACCGAAATACCCATTGATGAATGTGCGGAAAGCCGGGTTGAAATCATCGCCCCGAAAATTGAGCCCGTCTGGGAAGAACAGCTCTTGAATTGTATTATGCCGAATTAA
- a CDS encoding DUF2088 domain-containing protein, which produces MIGRFGEQVSISGEELRELVSQCLEHTGVLKRVLILPPDHTRLNSMAGPITEMVYEQLTADGVEVDILPTLGTHNPMTDAQLRMMFGDKIPLDRFRVHDWRNDVVRKGEISGDMLAELSAGKVNYTVGVEVNRMLFDGYDLILSVGQVVPHEVVGMANYTKNIVVGAGGSDIINKSHFLGAVAGIEHILGQTDSPVRRLFNHAVDTYLSDLPITYILTVMEQNYDTGEMHMRGFYAGRDAAVFEEACKLARAVNITLLDREPKKVVVYLDPHEFQSTWLGNKSVYRTRMAIADGGELIVLAPALKEFGEDPTIDKLIRKFGYCGTPATLKHVEEDEELRSNLGAAAHLIHGSSEGRFHITYCPGRDVTLDEVRSVGFDAVSYEEMAGRYDPAVLKDGWNILPDGEEIYYISNPALGLWAFKDKFKE; this is translated from the coding sequence ATGATCGGCAGATTCGGCGAGCAGGTTTCCATTTCCGGTGAAGAGCTCCGTGAACTGGTTTCGCAATGTCTGGAACATACCGGGGTTCTGAAGCGCGTTCTTATTCTGCCGCCGGATCATACGCGGCTGAATTCCATGGCCGGTCCGATTACGGAAATGGTTTATGAACAGCTGACCGCTGACGGGGTGGAGGTGGATATTCTGCCCACGCTCGGGACGCATAATCCGATGACGGATGCGCAGCTGCGGATGATGTTCGGGGATAAAATTCCTCTGGACCGGTTCCGGGTGCACGACTGGCGGAATGACGTGGTGCGCAAAGGCGAAATTTCCGGCGATATGCTTGCAGAACTGTCCGCTGGAAAGGTGAATTATACCGTTGGGGTTGAAGTCAACCGGATGCTGTTTGACGGTTATGATCTGATTCTTTCGGTCGGTCAGGTGGTGCCGCATGAGGTCGTGGGTATGGCCAACTACACGAAAAATATCGTGGTGGGGGCCGGCGGTTCAGATATCATTAATAAGTCGCACTTTCTCGGTGCGGTGGCCGGTATTGAACATATTCTGGGACAGACGGATTCGCCGGTGCGCCGGCTGTTTAATCATGCGGTGGATACGTATCTGTCGGATCTTCCGATCACCTATATTCTGACGGTGATGGAGCAGAATTATGATACCGGCGAAATGCATATGCGCGGATTTTATGCCGGTCGGGATGCGGCTGTTTTCGAGGAGGCCTGCAAACTGGCGCGTGCGGTGAACATCACGCTGCTGGATCGCGAGCCGAAGAAAGTGGTGGTCTATCTCGATCCGCACGAATTTCAAAGTACCTGGCTGGGGAATAAGTCGGTTTACCGCACGCGCATGGCGATTGCGGACGGCGGTGAACTCATTGTACTGGCACCGGCGCTGAAGGAATTCGGCGAGGATCCGACGATTGATAAACTGATTCGGAAGTTCGGCTATTGCGGTACACCGGCGACGCTGAAGCATGTGGAAGAGGATGAAGAACTGCGGTCCAATCTGGGGGCGGCAGCGCATCTGATTCATGGTTCGTCGGAGGGGCGTTTTCATATTACGTATTGCCCGGGCCGGGATGTGACGCTCGATGAAGTACGGTCGGTCGGATTTGATGCGGTATCCTATGAAGAAATGGCCGGGCGGTATGATCCCGCTGTTCTTAAGGACGGCTGGAACATTCTGCCGGACGGGGAAGAGATCTATTATATTTCCAATCCGGCACTGGGGCTCTGGGCGTTTAAGGACAAATTTAAGGAGTAG
- a CDS encoding cyclic nucleotide-binding domain-containing protein, whose translation MSCCLKELCCRDVTFFRLIASGADKEISAVHVLLRENEISGSVPRRSFSMVADMATEKYRPPLLEVEKVLPILNRISLFGALDDTQLYTVFRMLETEQYRKGEFVFRQGDAPDHIRIIEKGRIRLVENVDGTPMELFEFGPGDCFGETSVLAIHPHTADALALEDTDLLVVPREKLFALYERDPKLFGMLMMNIAREASRRLNRTEEVMLHYALGRK comes from the coding sequence ATGTCTTGCTGTCTGAAAGAGCTGTGTTGTCGGGATGTGACGTTTTTCCGATTAATAGCATCCGGTGCTGATAAAGAAATCTCTGCTGTCCATGTTCTGTTGCGGGAAAATGAAATTTCCGGTTCCGTCCCGCGACGTTCATTTAGTATGGTTGCTGATATGGCGACTGAGAAATACAGGCCTCCGTTGCTGGAGGTGGAGAAGGTGCTTCCGATCCTGAACCGGATTTCGTTGTTCGGGGCATTGGATGATACGCAGTTGTATACGGTTTTCCGGATGCTGGAAACCGAGCAGTATCGCAAGGGCGAGTTTGTGTTTCGTCAGGGCGATGCGCCGGATCATATCCGGATTATTGAAAAGGGTCGGATTCGGCTGGTTGAAAATGTGGACGGCACGCCGATGGAATTGTTTGAATTCGGTCCGGGCGATTGTTTCGGCGAAACCTCGGTGCTGGCGATTCACCCTCATACCGCGGATGCGCTGGCACTGGAGGATACGGATCTGCTGGTGGTGCCGCGGGAAAAGCTGTTTGCGCTGTACGAACGCGATCCGAAACTGTTCGGTATGCTTATGATGAATATTGCGCGTGAAGCCAGCCGGCGTTTAAACCGAACGGAAGAAGTGATGCTGCATTACGCATTGGGAAGAAAATAG
- a CDS encoding class I SAM-dependent methyltransferase — MSFKLENAVPWGRTYTEYVSMFNLSASDLQGRVLGCGDGPASFNATLTQQGGDVISIDPIYRFSAEEIRERINETYDTVMEQTRNNRQEFVWKNIRSPEELGKIRMEAMHAFLSDYPNGKEAGRYIAGMLPELPFADGSFDLALCSHFLFLYSAHFSKTFHFKSVRELCRVAREVRIFPLLELGAVPSRHLRPLIDRLEREGFHAVIEPVPYEFQKNGNRMLKIRSEEP; from the coding sequence ATGAGTTTCAAACTGGAAAATGCGGTCCCGTGGGGACGCACCTATACAGAATACGTATCGATGTTCAACCTGTCTGCATCCGACCTGCAGGGCCGCGTGCTCGGTTGCGGTGACGGACCGGCATCGTTTAATGCCACCCTGACCCAACAGGGCGGAGATGTCATTTCCATCGATCCGATCTACCGCTTTTCCGCCGAGGAAATCCGGGAAAGAATCAACGAAACCTACGACACGGTGATGGAGCAGACCCGGAATAACCGCCAGGAATTTGTCTGGAAAAATATCCGGTCGCCGGAAGAGCTGGGCAAAATCCGCATGGAAGCAATGCATGCCTTCCTTTCGGACTATCCGAACGGGAAAGAGGCGGGGCGTTATATCGCCGGTATGCTCCCGGAGCTGCCGTTTGCTGATGGATCGTTCGACCTCGCACTCTGCTCCCATTTTCTGTTTCTCTACAGTGCCCATTTTTCGAAAACCTTCCATTTCAAATCCGTTCGCGAACTCTGCCGTGTCGCCCGGGAAGTCCGGATTTTTCCTCTGCTGGAACTTGGGGCGGTTCCGTCGCGACACCTCCGGCCGCTGATTGACCGACTGGAACGGGAAGGCTTCCACGCCGTCATTGAACCCGTGCCCTATGAATTTCAGAAAAACGGGAACCGAATGCTGAAAATCCGCAGCGAAGAACCATAA
- a CDS encoding ATP-binding cassette domain-containing protein, whose product MALLSLQNIQKAFGGPLLLNNATLQIERGERICLVGRNGEGKSTLLKIIDGSIEPDDGEIIRQPGLKVRRLRQNVPNDIPHTIEELVFQGLDNPHDDYVSHQAVDKAVSLVNLENHLKFNELSGGQKRRALLAQALVCEPDILVLDEPTNHLDIESINWMENFLQRYRGTVVFVTHDRSFLRRLATRIVELDRGHLHSWACDYNTYLKRKQQLLEGEQEQWAQFDKKLAQEEIWIRKGIKARRTRNEGRVRALEKMRDERRARRMQSGTVNMKAVEAGVSGRKVITAENVSYNYDGEPLIQNFNVEIMRGDKIGIIGPNGCGKSTLIKLLLKQLEPETGTVKHGTKLEVAYFDQHRAILDEDKTVAENIAPDETITIGNRKKHVLGYLQDFLFSPDRARSPVSILSGGERNRLLLAKLFTKPCNVLVLDEPTNDLDVETLELLEELLAAYEGTLLLVSHDRAFLNNVVTGTMVFEGEGRIGEYAGGYDDWLAQRSATGETKAETPKTAEKKVTTRKLTNKEREELKNLPKRIEQLEAELEELQQAMTDPAFYQKPPEEIQAATARAEAIPQELEKSFERWDELERL is encoded by the coding sequence ATGGCACTGCTCAGTTTACAGAATATTCAGAAAGCCTTCGGCGGTCCCCTGCTGCTGAACAACGCTACGCTGCAGATCGAACGCGGCGAACGAATCTGCCTAGTCGGCCGAAACGGTGAAGGCAAATCAACGCTTTTGAAAATCATCGACGGCTCCATCGAACCCGACGACGGCGAAATCATCCGGCAGCCCGGGCTCAAAGTCCGTCGTCTGCGTCAGAATGTGCCGAATGATATTCCGCACACCATTGAGGAACTGGTTTTCCAGGGACTGGACAATCCGCACGACGACTATGTTTCGCATCAGGCGGTCGACAAAGCGGTTTCATTGGTAAATCTTGAAAACCATCTTAAATTCAATGAACTGTCGGGCGGACAGAAACGCCGCGCTCTGCTGGCGCAGGCGCTGGTCTGCGAACCGGATATTCTCGTACTCGATGAACCGACCAACCATCTCGATATTGAATCAATCAACTGGATGGAAAATTTTCTCCAGCGGTATCGGGGCACCGTCGTCTTTGTAACCCATGACCGCTCCTTTCTGCGTAGACTGGCAACGCGCATTGTTGAACTGGACCGCGGCCACCTGCATTCGTGGGCCTGCGATTATAACACCTACCTGAAACGCAAACAGCAGCTGCTGGAGGGCGAACAGGAACAATGGGCGCAGTTTGATAAAAAACTGGCTCAGGAGGAAATCTGGATCCGGAAAGGCATCAAGGCACGGCGCACTCGGAACGAGGGGCGCGTCCGGGCTCTGGAAAAAATGCGGGACGAGCGGCGCGCACGACGGATGCAGTCTGGGACGGTGAACATGAAGGCGGTCGAAGCCGGAGTTTCGGGCCGAAAAGTCATTACGGCGGAAAATGTTTCCTATAACTACGATGGAGAACCTCTGATTCAGAACTTCAATGTCGAAATCATGCGCGGAGACAAAATCGGCATCATCGGGCCGAACGGCTGCGGAAAATCCACCCTGATTAAACTGCTGCTGAAACAGCTGGAACCTGAAACCGGTACGGTAAAACACGGCACCAAACTGGAGGTGGCCTATTTTGACCAGCACCGGGCCATTCTCGACGAAGACAAAACCGTGGCCGAAAATATTGCTCCCGATGAAACCATCACCATCGGCAACCGGAAAAAACATGTGCTCGGCTACCTCCAGGATTTTCTCTTTTCGCCCGACCGCGCACGCTCGCCGGTGTCTATTCTGTCCGGCGGAGAACGCAACCGCCTCCTGCTGGCCAAACTGTTCACGAAACCCTGCAATGTACTGGTGCTCGACGAACCGACCAACGACCTGGATGTTGAAACCCTCGAACTGCTGGAAGAACTGCTGGCGGCCTATGAAGGCACACTCCTGCTGGTCAGCCACGACCGCGCCTTTCTGAACAACGTAGTGACCGGCACCATGGTTTTCGAGGGTGAAGGACGGATCGGAGAATATGCCGGCGGGTATGATGACTGGCTGGCCCAACGTTCAGCAACCGGGGAAACAAAGGCCGAAACCCCGAAAACCGCTGAAAAAAAGGTTACAACCCGGAAACTGACCAATAAAGAGCGGGAGGAACTGAAAAATCTGCCGAAACGCATCGAACAGCTGGAGGCGGAACTTGAGGAGCTGCAGCAGGCCATGACCGATCCGGCTTTCTATCAGAAACCGCCGGAGGAAATTCAGGCCGCCACGGCCCGGGCCGAAGCCATTCCTCAGGAACTTGAAAAAAGTTTTGAACGCTGGGACGAACTGGAACGTCTATGA